A genomic segment from Nonomuraea helvata encodes:
- a CDS encoding maltokinase N-terminal cap-like domain-containing protein, with the protein MLDELLAAWIGRQRWFGGKGRPIDDLSIESDVELAPGLRHLVVAVWQEGSRDRYQILLGERTELPDRLSHALIGLLGDVYVYDAVHDPDRTSRLLDGMARDETDNGLRMRHVPDITIDTDQRSLVLGAEQSNTSLVYGDLYICKLFRRLIPGVNPELEIITALAARGAPHIAQPYGWIETDLDGTDTTLAIMQEYLCNANDGWDLALTSVRDLYASLPELPAADAGGDFAAESQRLGVATARVHHELAEAFPTDVIESHEVKRMAETFRRKLGRAVAEVPELRPHVSAIEDAYHQVDLLTHVIPVQRIHGDYHLGQVMRTPTDWVVLDFEGEPGQPLAERRALYSPLRDVAGMLRSFDYAARHLLAGHSEAERLEPRAAEWADRNRAAFLEGYLEGGGVITRGDAALLRAFELSKAVYEVVYEARNRPTWISIPLAAFRPR; encoded by the coding sequence GTGCTTGATGAGCTCCTTGCCGCATGGATCGGACGCCAACGTTGGTTCGGCGGCAAGGGGCGCCCGATCGACGACCTGTCGATCGAATCGGACGTCGAGCTGGCGCCCGGGCTGCGACACCTGGTCGTGGCCGTGTGGCAGGAGGGCTCGCGCGACCGCTACCAGATCCTGCTCGGGGAGCGCACCGAGCTCCCCGACCGCCTGAGTCACGCGCTCATCGGCCTGCTGGGCGACGTCTACGTGTACGACGCCGTACACGACCCCGACCGCACGAGCCGGCTCCTCGACGGCATGGCCCGCGACGAGACCGACAACGGCCTGCGCATGCGCCACGTGCCCGACATCACGATCGACACCGACCAGCGCAGCCTGGTGCTGGGGGCCGAGCAGTCCAACACCTCGCTCGTGTACGGGGACCTGTACATCTGCAAGCTCTTCCGCCGCCTCATCCCCGGCGTCAACCCGGAGCTGGAGATCATCACCGCGCTGGCCGCACGGGGCGCGCCGCACATCGCGCAGCCGTACGGGTGGATCGAGACGGACCTCGACGGTACGGACACCACGCTCGCGATCATGCAGGAGTACCTGTGCAACGCGAACGACGGCTGGGACCTCGCCCTGACCAGCGTGCGCGACCTCTACGCGTCGCTGCCCGAGCTGCCGGCGGCCGATGCGGGCGGGGACTTCGCGGCCGAGTCGCAGCGGCTCGGCGTCGCCACCGCCCGGGTGCACCACGAGCTGGCCGAGGCCTTCCCCACGGACGTCATCGAGTCGCACGAGGTCAAGCGGATGGCCGAGACCTTCCGGCGCAAGCTGGGCCGGGCGGTGGCGGAGGTGCCCGAGCTGCGCCCGCATGTGAGCGCTATCGAGGACGCCTACCACCAGGTGGACCTGCTCACCCACGTGATCCCCGTGCAGCGGATCCACGGCGACTACCACCTGGGCCAGGTCATGCGCACGCCGACCGACTGGGTGGTGCTGGACTTCGAGGGCGAGCCGGGGCAGCCGCTGGCCGAGCGCAGGGCCCTGTACTCGCCGCTGCGTGACGTGGCCGGGATGCTGCGCTCGTTCGACTACGCGGCCAGGCACCTGCTCGCCGGCCACTCGGAGGCCGAGCGCCTGGAGCCCCGGGCCGCGGAGTGGGCCGACCGGAACCGCGCCGCGTTCCTCGAGGGATACCTGGAGGGCGGCGGCGTGATCACGCGAGGGGACGCGGCGCTCCTGCGGGCCTTCGAGCTCTCCAAGGCCGTGTACGAGGTCGTGTACGAGGCCCGCAACCGGCCCACCTGGATCTCGATCCCCCTGGCCGCCTTCCGGCCTCGCTAG
- a CDS encoding BTAD domain-containing putative transcriptional regulator codes for MRFGVLGPLAVWNANGEPVKVPEAKVRALLADLLIHAGRPVSADRLIEDLWGDRPPANAPAALRVKVSQLRRALGGLVAHRVPGYVLRVEPSSVDAGLFESLVGRAQRATEPGARAALLREALGLWRGDAYAEFAGEQFALAAVARLEEQRLVALEELAEARLGLGEHALLAAELSDLVARHPLRERLHAVHLRALYRAGRQSEALARYGELRRRLSEELGLDPGPELVTLHQAILRQDPALEAPVLPRTNLPAPMTSLVGRDEAVAEVRSLLRAGRLVTLTGPGGVGKTRLALAAAAGLESAEGFDGGVWLVELASLGAGAPVAGVAELIADVLGLRDDVPESMLERLPAALAAKRTLLVLDNCEHVVEQVAALGSRLLRAAPGLRVLATSQEALRIEGETLVQVPPLGREPAVELFTARAGIEPDADVAEICERLDGIPLALELAATRMRVLTPRQLAERLDDRFQVLTSGARGAPARQRTLRAMIDWSWELLSDAERVVLRRLAAPADGCTLEAAEEVCAEPGVDVLDTLARLVDRSLVVRAAGPRFRLLESVAAYCQERLREAGEDDLIALRHVRYYTALAERAEPRLRGHEQRLTLTLLDAEGANLRLALETAVRLGAAGEAVRLVNAMAWYWVLRGKLGEGRRALESAQALAGSSAETAVWLAGLRMLAGRPSVPDAAVFEAIADPLARARARWFAGFALFGYDDLSASVDLLRSALEGFRELGDAWGTAAALSVLARYAAMRGDLDALRRDGERGLALFKEIGDRWGEMRAAENLGTLAEITGDYGRAAELRREGLRMAEELGLWSSVSDALSRLGRIALLTGDYAAADDYHERARRLAVAQSNRPAEEFAELGLALVARRRGRLDEAESLLRKWLDWVMDVSGEPGAALILAELGFTAELRGDAAGALELQLRGLAMARNVGDPRAIALALEGLAGARTLTGRHEEAGRLLGRAAALRASVGAPLPKAERADVDRITAAVETSLGQEAAGAAMSRGATLPLDDLLAEYG; via the coding sequence ATGCGGTTCGGGGTGCTGGGCCCGCTCGCGGTGTGGAACGCGAACGGGGAGCCGGTCAAGGTGCCGGAGGCCAAGGTCCGGGCGCTCCTCGCCGACCTGCTGATCCACGCCGGCCGTCCCGTCTCCGCGGACCGGCTGATCGAGGACCTCTGGGGCGACCGTCCCCCGGCGAACGCGCCCGCCGCTCTGCGGGTCAAGGTGTCGCAGCTGCGCAGGGCGCTGGGCGGGCTGGTCGCCCACCGGGTGCCCGGGTACGTGCTGCGGGTGGAGCCGTCGTCGGTGGACGCCGGGCTGTTCGAGTCGCTGGTCGGGCGCGCGCAGCGCGCCACCGAGCCGGGGGCGCGGGCCGCGCTGCTGCGCGAGGCGCTCGGGCTGTGGCGCGGGGACGCGTACGCGGAGTTCGCCGGCGAGCAGTTCGCCCTGGCCGCTGTGGCGCGGCTGGAGGAGCAGCGGCTGGTGGCGCTCGAGGAACTGGCCGAGGCGCGGCTGGGGCTGGGCGAGCACGCCCTGCTCGCTGCCGAGCTGTCCGACCTGGTGGCCCGGCATCCCCTGCGGGAACGGCTCCATGCCGTACACCTGCGGGCCCTCTACCGGGCCGGGCGGCAGAGCGAGGCGCTGGCCCGCTACGGGGAGTTGCGGCGGCGGCTCTCCGAGGAGCTGGGCCTCGACCCCGGACCCGAGCTGGTGACCCTGCACCAGGCGATCCTGCGGCAGGACCCGGCCCTGGAGGCGCCCGTGCTCCCCCGCACCAACCTGCCCGCGCCTATGACGAGCCTGGTGGGCCGGGACGAGGCGGTGGCCGAGGTCCGCTCGCTGCTGCGTGCCGGCCGGCTCGTCACGCTCACCGGGCCGGGAGGGGTCGGCAAGACGCGGCTGGCGCTGGCGGCCGCGGCCGGCCTGGAGTCGGCGGAGGGGTTCGACGGCGGGGTGTGGCTGGTCGAGCTGGCCTCGCTCGGCGCCGGGGCACCGGTGGCCGGGGTGGCCGAGCTGATCGCGGACGTGCTCGGCCTGCGTGATGACGTGCCGGAGTCCATGCTGGAGCGGCTGCCCGCCGCGCTGGCGGCCAAGCGGACGCTGCTCGTGCTGGACAACTGCGAGCACGTGGTCGAGCAGGTGGCGGCGCTGGGGAGCAGGCTGCTGCGGGCGGCTCCCGGGCTGCGTGTCCTCGCCACCAGCCAGGAGGCTCTGCGGATCGAGGGCGAGACTCTGGTGCAGGTGCCGCCGCTCGGGCGGGAGCCGGCGGTGGAGCTGTTCACGGCGCGGGCGGGCATCGAACCGGACGCCGACGTGGCGGAGATCTGCGAGCGGCTGGACGGCATCCCCCTGGCCCTCGAGCTGGCCGCCACGAGGATGCGGGTGCTGACCCCGCGCCAGCTCGCCGAGCGCCTCGACGACCGGTTCCAGGTGCTCACCTCAGGAGCGCGCGGCGCCCCGGCCAGGCAGCGGACGTTGCGGGCGATGATCGACTGGAGCTGGGAGCTGCTCTCCGACGCCGAGCGGGTCGTGCTGCGGCGCCTGGCCGCGCCCGCCGACGGCTGCACGCTGGAGGCGGCCGAGGAGGTGTGCGCGGAGCCGGGCGTGGACGTGCTCGACACGCTGGCCAGGCTGGTGGACCGGTCGCTGGTGGTGCGGGCGGCCGGGCCCCGTTTCCGGCTGCTGGAGTCGGTGGCGGCCTACTGCCAGGAACGGCTGCGCGAGGCGGGTGAGGACGACCTGATCGCGCTGCGGCACGTCCGTTACTACACCGCGCTGGCCGAGCGGGCGGAGCCGCGCCTGAGAGGCCATGAACAGCGGCTCACGCTCACGCTGCTGGACGCGGAGGGCGCCAACCTGCGGCTGGCGCTGGAGACGGCGGTGCGGCTGGGCGCGGCCGGCGAGGCGGTGCGGCTGGTCAACGCGATGGCCTGGTACTGGGTGCTGCGCGGCAAGCTGGGCGAGGGCCGGCGGGCGCTGGAGAGCGCCCAGGCCCTCGCCGGGAGCTCAGCGGAGACCGCGGTGTGGCTGGCCGGGCTGCGGATGCTGGCGGGGCGGCCCAGCGTGCCGGACGCCGCCGTGTTCGAGGCCATCGCGGACCCGCTCGCCAGGGCCAGGGCGCGGTGGTTCGCCGGGTTCGCGCTGTTCGGGTACGACGACCTGTCGGCGAGCGTGGACCTGCTGCGGAGCGCGCTGGAGGGCTTCCGCGAGCTGGGCGACGCCTGGGGCACCGCCGCGGCGCTGAGCGTACTGGCCAGGTACGCCGCCATGCGGGGCGACCTGGACGCGCTGCGGCGTGACGGGGAGCGGGGGCTGGCGCTGTTCAAGGAGATCGGCGACCGGTGGGGCGAGATGCGGGCCGCGGAGAACCTCGGCACGCTCGCCGAGATCACCGGAGACTACGGACGGGCCGCCGAGCTGCGCAGGGAGGGCCTGCGCATGGCGGAGGAGCTCGGGTTGTGGAGCTCGGTGTCCGACGCGCTGTCGCGGCTGGGCCGGATCGCCCTGCTGACGGGCGACTACGCGGCGGCCGACGACTACCACGAGCGGGCCAGGCGGCTGGCGGTGGCGCAGTCGAACCGGCCCGCCGAGGAGTTCGCCGAGCTGGGTCTCGCGCTGGTGGCGCGGCGGCGCGGCCGTCTCGACGAGGCCGAGTCGCTGCTGCGCAAGTGGCTGGACTGGGTCATGGACGTGTCCGGTGAGCCCGGCGCCGCGCTGATCCTGGCCGAACTGGGGTTCACCGCCGAGCTGCGGGGCGACGCGGCCGGCGCGCTGGAGCTGCAGCTGCGCGGGTTGGCGATGGCCCGCAACGTCGGCGACCCGCGGGCCATCGCGCTGGCGCTGGAGGGACTGGCGGGCGCGCGGACCCTGACCGGGCGGCATGAGGAGGCAGGACGGCTGCTGGGGCGGGCGGCGGCGCTCCGGGCGTCGGTGGGTGCGCCGCTGCCGAAGGCCGAGCGGGCCGACGTCGACCGGATCACGGCCGCGGTGGAGACCTCCCTGGGCCAGGAGGCGGCCGGAGCGGCCATGTCGCGGGGCGCGACCCTGCCGCTGGACGATCTCCTGGCCGAGTACGGCTAG
- a CDS encoding NAD(P)-dependent oxidoreductase yields MSENISVLGLGLMGSALAASLIEAGHRVTVWNRSPAKADPLVARGATRAATPAEAVGASPLVIVCLLDCPSVHEVLKEAPLEGRVIANLTTSRPAEARETAAWVAERGGDYLDGGIMAVPQMIATPGALILYSGSQPAFDRYEQAFTAMAAARYVGTDPGMAPLLDLAMLTGMYGQMAGYLEAAALVRSAKYPLTDFTTELLVPWLNAMAAQQPRWAEAIEAGDHRTEVSNLEVNRAGMENLVRAFQEQGVKLDLLLPMKTVIDRRVARGLAHEGLSGLVEEL; encoded by the coding sequence ATGTCCGAGAATATCTCTGTGCTGGGCCTCGGTCTCATGGGCTCCGCGCTCGCGGCGAGCCTCATCGAGGCCGGCCACCGTGTCACCGTGTGGAACCGCTCGCCCGCCAAGGCCGACCCCCTGGTCGCCAGGGGCGCGACCCGCGCCGCCACCCCCGCGGAGGCCGTCGGGGCGAGCCCCCTGGTGATCGTCTGCCTGCTCGACTGCCCCTCCGTCCACGAGGTACTGAAGGAGGCTCCGCTGGAGGGCCGCGTCATCGCCAACCTCACCACCAGCCGCCCCGCCGAGGCCCGTGAGACGGCGGCCTGGGTGGCCGAGCGCGGCGGCGACTACCTGGACGGCGGCATCATGGCCGTCCCCCAGATGATCGCCACGCCCGGCGCGCTCATCCTCTACAGCGGCTCGCAGCCGGCTTTCGACCGTTACGAGCAGGCGTTCACGGCCATGGCCGCGGCCCGGTACGTCGGCACGGACCCGGGCATGGCCCCGCTGCTCGACCTGGCCATGCTGACCGGCATGTACGGCCAGATGGCCGGTTACCTGGAGGCCGCCGCGCTGGTCAGGTCGGCGAAGTACCCGTTGACGGACTTCACCACGGAGCTGCTGGTCCCGTGGCTCAACGCGATGGCGGCCCAACAGCCCCGCTGGGCCGAGGCCATCGAGGCGGGCGACCACAGGACCGAGGTGTCCAACCTGGAGGTCAACCGGGCGGGCATGGAGAACCTCGTCCGCGCCTTCCAGGAGCAGGGCGTCAAGCTGGACCTGCTGCTGCCCATGAAGACCGTCATCGACCGGCGCGTGGCCAGGGGGCTCGCTCACGAGGGGCTGTCGGGGCTGGTCGAAGAGCTCTAG
- a CDS encoding DUF4328 domain-containing protein yields the protein MYPPPPAHGYPPPPPPPLRPVRGLAVFAAVMLVCDSLVGVIAAVIDLWYADLIDRIMADVDSVPESEINAGDLVYGLSGILETGVYVGAIVAFLIWLFRVRANAEILAPHGHRRATPWLIFGWVVPIIWFWVPKQIVDDIWDASRRAPSPSRGLFNAWWAAWVVANLASNVGARLLFRADEPEQVAAAARFDVVCIGLTLVAAVLAILVVQRITGAQEEHRSAAVVAPGFPGAYPVY from the coding sequence ATGTATCCGCCACCCCCCGCTCACGGCTACCCGCCGCCACCGCCCCCGCCGTTACGCCCGGTCCGCGGACTCGCGGTCTTCGCGGCGGTGATGCTCGTCTGCGACTCGCTCGTCGGCGTCATCGCCGCGGTCATCGATCTCTGGTACGCGGACCTCATCGACCGCATCATGGCCGACGTCGACTCCGTGCCGGAGTCGGAGATCAACGCGGGCGACCTCGTCTACGGGCTCTCCGGCATCCTGGAGACCGGCGTGTACGTCGGCGCCATCGTGGCGTTCCTGATCTGGCTCTTCAGGGTCAGGGCGAACGCCGAGATCCTCGCGCCCCACGGGCACCGGCGCGCCACGCCCTGGCTGATCTTCGGCTGGGTGGTCCCGATCATCTGGTTCTGGGTCCCGAAGCAGATCGTGGACGACATCTGGGACGCCTCACGCCGTGCTCCGTCGCCCTCCAGGGGCCTCTTCAACGCCTGGTGGGCGGCCTGGGTGGTCGCCAACCTGGCCTCCAACGTAGGCGCGCGGCTGCTGTTCAGAGCCGATGAGCCGGAGCAGGTCGCCGCGGCGGCCCGGTTCGACGTGGTGTGCATCGGGCTGACGCTCGTGGCGGCCGTGCTCGCGATCCTCGTCGTCCAGCGCATCACCGGCGCCCAGGAAGAGCACCGCTCGGCTGCCGTCGTCGCACCTGGCTTTCCCGGGGCGTATCCGGTGTACTAG
- the glgB gene encoding 1,4-alpha-glucan branching protein GlgB, protein MRTELDRLAGGAHHDPHSVLGAHPGTGGVVFRTLRPLAERVRVVLDDGTTHDMKHQAHGVFEVTVPGLDKVPDYTLSVKYADHDPYEVRDPYRHWPTLGEVDLHLIGEGRHERLWEALGARVMKHEDVEGTAFAVWAPNARGIRVVGDFNHWDGTAYPMRSLGRSGVWELFVPGVGAGERYKYQILGADGVWRDKADPMARRTEVPPLTASVVDKSAYAWGDDAWLADRLEKRPLDEPMSVYEVHLGSWRPGLSYVELADQLSSYVSDMGFTHVELLPVAEHPFGGSWGYQVTSYYAPTARFGTPDEFRHFVDMMHQRGIGVLLDWVPAHFPMDDWALARFDGTPLYEHADPARGEHPDWGTYVFDFGRREVRNFLVANALFWLKEFHIDGLRVDAVASMLYLDYSRREGEWTPNIYGGRENLDAVEFLKEMNAVVYREAPGISTVAEESTAWPGVSRPVHLGGLGFGFKWNMGWMHDTLEYLRHEPVFRQYHHHQLTFSLLYAYSENYVLPLSHDEVVHGKGSLLGKMPGDEWQRFAQLRALLAFMWAHPGKQLLFMGGEFGQGSEWSEERGLDWWVLEFDGHQGVQRLVRDLNRIYRGTPALWEQDARPEGFRWIDADDASGNTFSFLRYANDGSAVACVINFSGAPHESYRLGLPYAGQWSEVVNTDAYDYWGSGVGNLGTVEADGEPWHGLPHSATLRVPPLGAVWLTHEGDTLNV, encoded by the coding sequence ATGAGGACAGAGCTCGACCGCCTCGCGGGAGGGGCGCACCACGATCCGCACTCCGTGCTCGGAGCGCACCCCGGGACCGGCGGGGTGGTTTTCCGCACCTTGCGCCCGCTGGCCGAGCGGGTGCGGGTGGTGCTGGACGACGGTACGACCCATGACATGAAACACCAGGCCCACGGGGTGTTCGAGGTCACGGTCCCGGGGCTGGACAAGGTGCCCGACTACACGCTGAGCGTCAAGTACGCCGACCACGACCCGTACGAGGTGCGCGACCCGTACCGGCACTGGCCCACGCTCGGCGAGGTGGACCTGCACCTCATCGGCGAAGGGCGGCACGAGCGGCTGTGGGAGGCGCTCGGCGCCCGCGTGATGAAGCACGAGGACGTGGAGGGCACGGCGTTCGCCGTCTGGGCGCCCAACGCGCGCGGCATCCGGGTCGTCGGCGACTTCAACCACTGGGACGGCACCGCCTACCCGATGCGCTCGCTGGGCCGCTCGGGGGTGTGGGAGCTGTTCGTCCCCGGGGTCGGGGCGGGCGAGCGGTACAAGTACCAGATCCTGGGCGCCGACGGCGTGTGGCGTGACAAGGCCGACCCGATGGCCAGGCGCACCGAGGTGCCGCCGCTGACGGCGTCCGTGGTCGACAAGTCGGCCTACGCCTGGGGCGACGACGCCTGGCTCGCCGACCGGCTCGAGAAGCGTCCGCTGGACGAGCCGATGAGCGTCTACGAGGTGCACCTCGGGTCGTGGCGGCCCGGGCTGTCGTACGTGGAGCTGGCCGACCAGCTCTCCTCGTACGTGTCCGACATGGGGTTCACGCACGTGGAGCTGCTGCCGGTGGCCGAGCACCCGTTCGGCGGGTCGTGGGGCTACCAGGTGACGTCCTACTACGCGCCGACGGCCCGGTTCGGCACGCCCGACGAGTTCCGCCACTTCGTGGACATGATGCACCAGCGCGGCATCGGCGTGCTGCTGGACTGGGTGCCCGCGCACTTCCCGATGGACGACTGGGCGCTGGCGCGCTTCGACGGCACTCCGCTCTACGAGCACGCCGACCCGGCCAGGGGCGAGCATCCTGACTGGGGCACGTACGTGTTCGACTTCGGCCGCAGGGAGGTGCGCAACTTCCTGGTGGCCAACGCGCTCTTCTGGCTGAAGGAGTTCCACATCGACGGGCTGCGCGTGGACGCGGTGGCGTCGATGCTCTACCTCGACTACTCGCGGCGCGAGGGCGAGTGGACGCCGAACATCTACGGCGGCAGGGAGAACCTCGACGCGGTCGAGTTCCTCAAGGAGATGAACGCCGTCGTCTACCGGGAGGCGCCCGGCATCTCGACCGTCGCCGAGGAGTCGACGGCCTGGCCGGGTGTCTCGCGCCCGGTCCACCTGGGCGGGCTCGGGTTCGGCTTCAAGTGGAACATGGGCTGGATGCACGACACGCTCGAATACCTGCGCCACGAGCCGGTCTTCCGCCAGTACCACCACCATCAGCTGACGTTCTCGCTGCTGTACGCCTACTCCGAGAACTACGTGCTGCCGCTCTCCCACGACGAGGTCGTGCACGGCAAGGGCTCGCTGCTCGGCAAGATGCCGGGCGACGAATGGCAGCGTTTCGCGCAGTTGCGGGCGTTGCTGGCGTTCATGTGGGCGCATCCGGGCAAGCAGCTGCTGTTCATGGGCGGCGAGTTCGGCCAGGGGTCGGAGTGGTCGGAGGAGCGCGGGCTGGACTGGTGGGTCCTGGAGTTCGACGGGCACCAGGGCGTGCAGCGGCTGGTACGCGACCTGAACCGGATCTACCGCGGGACCCCGGCGCTGTGGGAGCAGGACGCCAGGCCCGAGGGGTTCCGGTGGATCGACGCCGACGACGCCTCCGGTAACACGTTCTCATTCCTCCGGTATGCGAACGACGGGTCCGCGGTGGCGTGCGTGATCAACTTCAGCGGCGCGCCGCACGAGAGCTACCGGCTCGGCCTCCCGTACGCGGGCCAGTGGTCGGAGGTCGTCAACACCGACGCCTACGACTACTGGGGCAGCGGCGTGGGCAACCTCGGGACCGTCGAAGCCGACGGCGAGCCCTGGCACGGGCTGCCGCACTCGGCCACGCTCCGGGTGCCGCCACTCGGCGCGGTGTGGCTCACCCACGAAGGAGACACACTGAACGTTTGA
- the treS gene encoding maltose alpha-D-glucosyltransferase, producing MSSTTPIPNTFDEEKPRDPYWYKRAVFYEVLIRGFADSNGDGTGDIRGLISKLDYLQWLGVDCLWLLPLYESPLRDGGYDIADFTKILPDFGDLGDFVKLVDEAHKRGMRVIADLVMNHTSDAHPWFQASRHDPEGPFGDFYVWSDTDEKYQDARIIFIDTETSNWTYDPVRGQYYWHRFFHHQPDLNYENPDVQEAMLEVLRFWLDLGIDGFRLDAVPYLFEEEGTNCENLPKTHQYLKRVRAEVDRIYPDRVLLAEANQWPTDVVEYFGDPVGGGDECHMAFHFPLMPRIFMAVRRESRYPISEIMAQTPKIPEHCQWGIFLRNHDELTLEMVTDEERDYMYTEYAKDPRMRANVGIRRRLAPLLENDRNQIELFTALLLSLPGSPVLYYGDEIGMGDNIWLGDRDGVRTPMQWDPDRNAGFSDCDPGRLYLPVIMDPIYGYQGLNVEAQQRNAGSLLHWTKRMIEIRKRHPVFGVGGYAELNSSNPSVLAFVRELGDDRMLCVNNLSRFPQPVELDLRRFVGVSPVETMGGVPFPAIGELPYLLTLPGHGFYWFTLPPAITQEE from the coding sequence ATGAGCTCCACCACACCCATTCCCAACACCTTCGACGAGGAAAAGCCGCGCGACCCCTACTGGTACAAACGCGCGGTTTTCTACGAGGTCCTGATCCGGGGCTTCGCCGACTCCAACGGCGACGGCACCGGCGACATCAGAGGGCTCATCAGCAAGCTCGACTACCTGCAGTGGCTGGGTGTCGACTGCCTCTGGCTGTTGCCGCTGTACGAGTCGCCGCTGCGTGACGGCGGTTATGACATCGCGGACTTCACGAAGATCCTGCCCGATTTCGGGGATCTGGGAGACTTCGTGAAGCTCGTCGACGAGGCACACAAACGCGGCATGCGCGTCATAGCCGACCTCGTCATGAACCACACCAGCGACGCCCACCCATGGTTCCAGGCGTCCCGGCACGACCCGGAGGGGCCGTTCGGCGACTTCTACGTGTGGTCCGACACCGATGAGAAATACCAGGACGCCCGGATCATCTTCATCGACACCGAGACGTCCAACTGGACCTACGACCCCGTACGCGGCCAGTACTACTGGCACCGCTTCTTCCACCACCAGCCGGACCTCAACTACGAGAACCCGGACGTGCAGGAGGCCATGCTGGAGGTCCTGCGCTTCTGGCTGGACCTGGGCATCGACGGGTTCCGGCTGGACGCGGTGCCGTACCTCTTCGAGGAGGAGGGCACCAACTGCGAGAACCTGCCGAAGACCCACCAGTACCTCAAGCGGGTCAGGGCCGAGGTGGACCGGATCTACCCCGACCGGGTGCTGCTCGCCGAGGCCAACCAGTGGCCGACGGACGTGGTGGAGTACTTCGGCGATCCAGTGGGCGGCGGGGACGAATGCCACATGGCCTTCCATTTCCCGCTGATGCCCCGCATCTTCATGGCCGTACGCCGGGAGTCGCGCTACCCCATCTCCGAAATCATGGCGCAAACGCCGAAAATTCCGGAGCACTGCCAGTGGGGAATCTTCCTCCGCAACCACGACGAGCTGACGCTCGAGATGGTCACCGACGAGGAACGCGACTACATGTACACCGAGTACGCCAAGGATCCCCGCATGCGGGCGAACGTCGGCATCCGCCGCCGCCTGGCCCCGCTGCTGGAGAACGACCGCAACCAGATCGAGCTGTTCACCGCGCTGCTCCTGTCGCTGCCCGGCTCCCCCGTGCTCTACTACGGCGACGAGATCGGCATGGGCGACAACATCTGGCTCGGCGACCGCGACGGCGTGCGCACGCCCATGCAGTGGGACCCCGACCGCAACGCGGGCTTCTCCGACTGCGACCCCGGCCGGCTCTACCTGCCGGTCATCATGGACCCGATCTACGGCTACCAGGGCCTCAACGTCGAGGCCCAGCAGCGGAACGCCGGCTCGCTGCTGCACTGGACCAAACGCATGATCGAGATCCGCAAGCGCCACCCCGTCTTCGGCGTGGGCGGTTACGCAGAGCTCAACTCCTCCAACCCGAGCGTGCTCGCGTTCGTCAGGGAGCTCGGGGACGACCGGATGCTCTGCGTGAACAATCTGTCACGCTTCCCGCAGCCGGTCGAGCTTGACCTGCGGAGATTCGTCGGGGTTTCGCCTGTGGAGACCATGGGAGGGGTCCCATTCCCGGCAATTGGCGAACTTCCGTATCTTTTGACGCTTCCTGGGCATGGGTTCTATTGGTTCACTCTCCCGCCGGCGATCACCCAGGAGGAGTAG